Genomic segment of Terriglobales bacterium:
ATCACGTCTTTGAACGGCACTTCCAGCAGGCGCGCCGAATGCGCGAACAGGTCATCGTCGATGTTCGAGATCACGGCCAGCGCGAAGCGCGCGTGCAGCCGGCGCAGCGCCGCGACCGTATCGGGAAACGGCTGCCAGCGCGCGATCGATTCCGCCAGCGACGCGCGCTCCGCCTCCGTCGGTGTAAAGCCGAGCCGCGCGCCGAAACCTGCGACGACGCCGCCCAGGATTTCGCGGTAGCGGCGATAGTTGCCGCGCTCGGCCTCGCTCTCCAGTTCGGCGTACAGCCGCAGGATTGCGGCGTCGTCGAGCTGCTTGCCGTGCGCGGCGAGAATGGGCCGCAGCGCGCCGAGAATGCCGCTCTCCCAGTCGATCAGCGTGCCGTAGCAGTCGAAGGTGAGGATGCGAAAACGGGAAAAGTTCACAGTTCTCAGTCTACAGTTCACGGTGAAACCCGTGAACCATGGGCCGTGAAACCGTGGACCGAGAACTGAGAACTACTTCTTGATCTCCACCGGCGCGCCCAGCTTGAAGCTGAGGGCCGACTCAGCGGGCAGCACGATGTCTTTGTTGTCGGTGAAGGCCGAGCCCGCCGTTCCGGCGCCCGCGCCCGCCACCGCGCCGATGGCCGCGCCCTTGCCGCCGCCGGCGAGTCCGCCAATCAGAGCGCCCAGGCCGGCGCCGCCGCCAATCAGCGTCGCCGTGCGCTTGCCCTTTCCTTTCATCGCGCGGGAAATCGTGCCCGCCTGGATGGGATATGTCGTGCCGTCCACCACGATGGACTTCATGGCGATCTGGAGCGAGGCCGCGCCCTTGAAGCGTCCGCGGGCCTTGGCGCTGACCACTTCGCCGTTCACCGTCGCATCTTTCGGGATCGCCACCTTGCCGTCAACTTCCACCGGCTGCTCGACGTTCGCGGTGAACGAGTCGCCGGCGTTGCTGGTCTTCGATCCCAGTGACTGGTTCAGGCGCACGGTGATCACCGTGCCCGCGGGAACGGTGAGCTTGCTGCTGGTGAGCCGTTCCAGAACTCCCGGCTTGCTGGCGCTGCTTCCGCCCGCGGCGCCCGCTGACGACGAGGACGCGCTCTGGTCTTCCGGGGCCTTGCTGCAAGCGACGCCAACGGCCAGCGCCAGCAGCGCGATGAACAGGACTGCGCGACGAGTCTGCATAT
This window contains:
- a CDS encoding haloacid dehalogenase type II, whose translation is MNFSRFRILTFDCYGTLIDWESGILGALRPILAAHGKQLDDAAILRLYAELESEAERGNYRRYREILGGVVAGFGARLGFTPTEAERASLAESIARWQPFPDTVAALRRLHARFALAVISNIDDDLFAHSARLLEVPFKDVITAQQAGSYKPSRNNFELALRRLALPKEEILHVARSLYHDHAPAKAMGFTTVWVNRRKGQPDGAPPASARFDLEVRDLATLAELAVPENAGTER